The Bombus terrestris chromosome 6, iyBomTerr1.2, whole genome shotgun sequence DNA window tttaaaagttcaatttataatttgttgtGTCTATTTGTAGACGACATTCAGAATGGCTAGCAAATGTAGCtaaattagaaaatgaaaatgataaaaactcACGTAAAAAGAGATCTACTACAAACGACAAACAACAATTAAATGTTAGACATCACATAATTTTAATCCGTCATGGGCAATATAATACAAATGGTAAAACGGATTCAGATCGAATACTTACAACTCTTGGTTGGTATCTctcatgttatatatatatcattatgtcatatatattaatattttataattttataaatgtattaaattttgtcatttactgtgtaaaaatatatgttacaaAGGCAGACAACAGGCTGAAGCAACAGGAAAAAGATTACAGGAATTAGGATTACCATACTCCATGATTATACAGTCAACAATAGTCAGAGCTAAAGAAACtgctaaaattataaaaaaatatcttaacaatataacagttaaAGAAGATTCTGTTCTTAGTGAAGGTATGCCAATTGCACCTGACCCACCAATTGATATTTGGAACTCTGAAGTCGTTGTAAGTATACTATGTTATTATggaaattcttatttttcttctattatattataatattatgtaatatattttaggTTTATGAAGATGGACCTAGAATAGAAGCtgcatttagaaaatattttcatcgtccAGAACCCAACCAGGAAAAGGATTCATATGTTATTCTTGTTTGCCATGCAaacgttattagatattttgtatgccggtaactattcataaaaaatgATATTCGCGTAATAATAACGTGTTTGCTGCCCAATCTGAAAATACCGTGCAGTCGGACTTTTAGAGCGAAATCGCGGGCTAGGTAGCGAACGTATTAATACACAAAATTAAATGCTTCTTTATTATGTGTTTCAGAGCATTGCAATTTCCACCTGAAGGTTGGTTGCGTTTAAGTTTAAATCATGGAAGTATTACATGGGTATCTATTCGATCTAATGGGAGAGTAACACTAAGAAATTTAGGCGATAGTGGACATATGGAGCCACAGCTTATTTCATCttattgaaattgaataatataacTTATACCTTTGTttagtaatgaaatatttaaattatgcgATTTATAATAAGTAGTATaggaacaaaatatttttagttattcaTTTG harbors:
- the LOC105665848 gene encoding serine/threonine-protein phosphatase PGAM5, mitochondrial isoform X1, with the protein product MPIRLNLKKWIGGFVAIGGAALFYPNENDHTQSSEKQSWLIPTSSWGKWDHNWDRRHSEWLANVAKLENENDKNSRKKRSTTNDKQQLNVRHHIILIRHGQYNTNGKTDSDRILTTLGRQQAEATGKRLQELGLPYSMIIQSTIVRAKETAKIIKKYLNNITVKEDSVLSEGMPIAPDPPIDIWNSEVVVYEDGPRIEAAFRKYFHRPEPNQEKDSYVILVCHANVIRYFVCRALQFPPEGWLRLSLNHGSITWVSIRSNGRVTLRNLGDSGHMEPQLISSY